The following coding sequences are from one Schizosaccharomyces osmophilus chromosome 1, complete sequence window:
- the ggt1 gene encoding gamma-glutamyltranspeptidase Ggt1, whose translation MTSKSSASKKYDESILSGKAKKTSKSQRSSSKVSNKDETNSLERSSRPSLLAIIIVLLAAIFSLKIWPVHFDQIYPLSKKASHKYRYKNKGDYQTVIEGRNGAVATEEHTCSVVGTEILKAGGNAVDAAIASGICIGAVNSFSSGIGGGGFMLIRHPNGTAHSLNFRETAPSGSHKDMFHGNSKVSQVGGLSVAVPGEVAGYEVAWKLYGKLPWAKLLEPTIHLMKYGMPMPKELASRLRRPEFDYFRTHPTWSKVYAPNGRFLRAGEKFYRPTLAATLEEISKYGAEVFYKGSIAKRLVDFVQAEGGILTMEDMANFSVNVENPVYGSFEGREVITCGAPCSGEVLILGLNILSEVNFSQGDSILGCEITDLGLHQLIETMKWMSAGRTLLGDPTFFDNSKHVMQLLSKRHADDIREDISLDRTYDFTHYHAEYDFPQNHGTTHLSVIDQDGMAVGLTASINLLFGAQIMEPGTGIIFNDHMDDFASPGIINAFGLSPSPYNFIQPGKRPQSSAVPTILVNNGSVEMVLGGSGGSRIVTAVLDTIIKKYKWNKSLLDSIESPRFHHQLMPNIAYIDETVEDEVRLALEKFGHVIDLIPVQSPFSEIQAVFKSNNTLYAVSDSRKQAVAAAY comes from the coding sequence ATGACTTCAAAATCGTCTGCATCGAAAAAATATGATGAGTCTATTTTATCTGGGAAAGCCAAGAAAACCTCAAAGTCCCAACGTTCTTCATCGAAAGTCTCTAATAAggatgaaacaaattcttTAGAAAGGTCTTCTCGTCCATCCCTGTTGGCTATTATCATAGTCTTGCTTGCTGctattttttcattgaaaatttgGCCTGTACATTTTGATCAGATTTACCCACTTAGCAAGAAAGCTTCTCATAAATATagatataaaaataaaggagaTTACCAAACTGTTATTGAGGGAAGGAATGGTGCAGTCGCTACGGAAGAACACACATGCTCTGTGGTTGGAACTGAGATCTTGAAAGCTGGTGGTAATGCTGTGGATGCAGCTATTGCTAGTGGTATTTGTATTGGAGCTGTGAATTCTTTCTCCAGTGGAATCGGTGGCGGAGGCTTTATGCTAATTCGACATCCTAATGGAACAGCTCATTCGCTAAATTTTAGAGAGACAGCACCGTCTGGTTCTCATAAAGACATGTTTCATGGAAACTCAAAAGTCTCCCAAGTTGGTGGATTATCTGTGGCTGTTCCGGGAGAAGTTGCCGGCTACGAAGTAGCATGGAAGTTGTACGGTAAACTCCCTTGGGCTAAACTCTTGGAGCCTACAATCCACCTTATGAAATATGGAATGCCTATGCCAAAAGAATTGGCTTCACGTCTTCGTCGTCCGGAATTTGATTATTTCAGAACTCATCCTACTTGGTCCAAAGTGTATGCCCCCAATGGGCGTTTCTTGAGGGCTGGAGAAAAATTCTACCGTCCAACTCTTGCTGCAACTCTTGAAGAAATTAGTAAATATGGTGCCGAAGTCTTTTATAAAGGCAGCATCGCTAAACGATTAGTAGATTTTGTTCAAGCGGAAGGTGGTATTCTCACAATGGAGGATATGGCTAACTTTTCGGTAAATGTGGAAAACCCAGTTTATGGGAGCTTTGAAGGCCGTGAAGTTATCACCTGTGGTGCTCCTTGTAGTGGTGAAGTTTTAATTTTGGGCCTAAACATACTTTCTGAGGTAAATTTCTCTCAGGGAGATTCCATTCTAGGATGCGAGATTACTGACCTGGGTCTTCATCAATTAATTGAGACTATGAAGTGGATGTCTGCTGGCCGTACATTGTTGGGAGATCCAACTTTCTTTGACAATTCCAAACACGTTATGCAGCTTCTTTCCAAGAGGCATGCGGATGATATTCGCGAAGACATATCCCTAGACCGCACTTATGATTTCACCCATTACCATGCTGAATACGATTTCCCTCAAAACCATGGTACCACGCATCTTTCAGTGATTGACCAAGACGGTATGGCTGTTGGTTTGACAGCTTCTatcaatcttctttttggagCCCAGATTATGGAACCCGGAACTGGTATCATTTTCAATGACCATATGGATGATTTTGCTAGTCCCGGAATTATTAATGCTTTTGGGCTAAGTCCGTCCCCTtataattttattcaaCCTGGAAAAAGGCCGCAGAGTTCTGCTGTTCCTACCATTCTTGTAAATAACGGAAGCGTTGAAATGGTTTTGGGTGGAAGTGGTGGTAGCCGAATTGTCACTGCCGTTTTGGATAcaataataaagaaatacaaaTGGAATAAGTCTTTATTGGATTCTATTGAGAGTCCCAGGTTTCATCATCAGTTGATGCCTAATATTGCATACATTGATGAAACCGTCGAAGATGAAGTGAGGCTagctttggaaaagtttgGGCATGTGATAGACTTGATACCTGTCCAATCTCCATTCAGTGAAATCCAAGCAGTTTTTAAGTCGAATAATACTTTGTATGCTGTTAGTGATAGTAGGAAACAAGCTGTGGCTGCAGCATATTAA